One Panicum virgatum strain AP13 chromosome 9K, P.virgatum_v5, whole genome shotgun sequence genomic region harbors:
- the LOC120652905 gene encoding OVARIAN TUMOR DOMAIN-containing deubiquitinating enzyme 3-like has translation MEAAARPSNAALLARLREGTARFELLEDSAPAPAPAPSWPRLHCFARIAPSLRGGWSAALNKVEHYGVQRVTGDGRCMFRALAKGMAKNKGIPLTPREEVQDADDLRMAVKEIICDSETERQKFEEAVIAITVEQSLKRYCQRIRRPDFWGGESEFLVLSRLCRQPIIIYIPEREYHGRGNGFIPIAEYGLEFPKNSKNWKKKAPVRLLYSGRNHYDLLI, from the exons atggaggcagcggcgcggccatCGAATG CCGCTCTCCTCGCACGCCTCAGGGAGGGCACGGCCAGGTTCGAGCTCCTCGAGGACTCCGCGCCGGCACCTGCGCCAGCACCGTCTTGGCCCCGGCTCCACTGCTTCGCCAGGATTGCCCCCTCGCT GAGGGGCGGTTGGTCGGCGGCGCTGAACAAGGTGGAGCATTACGGGGTTCAGAGGGTCACCGGTGATGGCCGGTGCATGTTTCGGGCGTTG GCTAAAGGAATGGCAAAGAATAAGGGGATTCCTTTGACCCCAAGGGAGGAGGTACAAGATGCAG ATGATTTACGGATGGCAGTGAAAGAAATTATATGTGACAGCGAGACTGAGCGGCAGAAGTTCGAAGAAGCTGTTATAGCAATTACTGTGGAACAATCCTTGAAACG CTACTGCCAAAGGATAAGGCGGCCAGACTTCTGGGGTGGAGAGTCAGAATTCCTG GTTTTGTCTAGACTGTGTCGTCAGCCAATAATTATTTATATTCCAGAGCGCGAG TACCATGGTCGCGGTAATGGCTTCATCCCCATAGCTGAATATGGATTGGAATTCCCCAAAAATTCAAAGAATTGGAAGAAAAAGGCACCTGTAAGACTTTTATACAGCGGGAGGAATCACTATGATTTGCTCATTTGA